The following are encoded in a window of Streptomyces sp. 11x1 genomic DNA:
- a CDS encoding ATP-binding cassette domain-containing protein, whose product MERELLLRLEGVGRRYGFRGDWILRGLDLEIAAGALIRVEGANGTGKSTLLRVLAGLDAPTEGRVTGRPRTAYVPERFPAALPFTAVEYLTHLGAVHGLDRPSAARAAHAWLERFGAAEYARTPMAELSKGSSQKVAVAQALLAEPELLVLDEAWTGLDSDAREEMERVVVERTAAGAAVVFVDHDPRRLVGAPDATYAVVGGALEPRVPQGAAPSVSVVVEGRSPVDTQVPEAVGKLATVVEEMVHGTHRFTVPQARSDELLRALLDARPPWHVVSVTPKSAPLPEARPEATPEPELESS is encoded by the coding sequence ATGGAACGTGAGTTACTGCTGAGGCTGGAGGGAGTCGGCCGACGGTACGGCTTCCGCGGCGACTGGATCCTGCGCGGCCTCGACCTGGAGATCGCCGCCGGCGCGCTGATCCGGGTGGAGGGCGCGAACGGCACCGGGAAGTCGACACTGCTCCGGGTCCTCGCCGGGCTCGACGCCCCCACCGAGGGCCGGGTGACGGGGCGCCCGCGCACGGCGTACGTCCCCGAGCGCTTCCCCGCCGCCCTGCCGTTCACTGCCGTCGAGTACCTCACCCACCTCGGTGCCGTGCACGGCCTGGACCGCCCCTCCGCCGCCCGGGCCGCCCATGCTTGGCTGGAGCGCTTCGGGGCCGCCGAGTACGCCCGTACGCCGATGGCGGAGCTCTCCAAGGGCAGCAGCCAGAAGGTCGCCGTGGCCCAGGCGCTGCTGGCCGAACCGGAGTTGCTCGTCCTCGACGAGGCGTGGACCGGCCTGGACTCCGACGCCCGCGAGGAGATGGAGCGGGTGGTGGTGGAGCGGACCGCCGCCGGTGCCGCGGTGGTCTTCGTCGACCACGACCCCCGGCGGCTGGTCGGGGCGCCGGACGCGACGTACGCGGTGGTGGGAGGGGCGCTCGAACCCCGGGTCCCGCAGGGCGCCGCCCCCTCGGTCTCCGTGGTCGTCGAGGGACGGAGCCCAGTGGACACACAAGTCCCGGAGGCCGTGGGGAAGTTGGCGACGGTCGTCGAGGAAATGGTCCACGGCACGCACCGGTTCACGGTCCCGCAAGCCCGATCCGACGAGCTGCTGCGGGCGTTGCTGGACGCCCGACCGCCGTGGCACGTGGTGAGCGTGACGCCGAAATCCGCACCCCTGCCCGAAGCGCGACCGGAAGCGACGCCGGAACCCGAACTGGAAAGCTCCTGA
- a CDS encoding DUF4142 domain-containing protein: MRRSKGSVLVALAIAGTLTAVAYPIFYSYPNRNATAAAALTGDTVTTQWGPLTPGDRDLLIRVRLAGLWELPAGQQALERSGSQSVREAADHLIVGHTDLDKRSRVIAAKLGVELPNQPTAEQQGWLDQMTASKTEAEYNKTWANLLRAAHGKIFPAIASVRNSTRNTLIRQLASDANQTVLDHITILEKTGEVDFATIADNSVSGTASPTGPPPPVPGRVPPAAPPAVPSTNPDLQSKPSPFESGNVPTGRPDPEEINKDQGQPQVQ, encoded by the coding sequence TTGCGACGCTCCAAGGGCTCCGTCCTCGTCGCCCTGGCGATCGCCGGCACGCTCACCGCGGTCGCCTACCCCATCTTCTACTCGTACCCCAACCGCAACGCGACAGCCGCGGCCGCGCTCACCGGCGACACGGTGACCACGCAGTGGGGGCCGCTCACCCCCGGCGACCGCGACCTGCTCATCCGTGTGCGGCTGGCGGGCCTGTGGGAGCTGCCCGCCGGGCAGCAGGCGCTGGAGCGCAGCGGCAGCCAGTCCGTCAGGGAGGCCGCCGACCACCTGATCGTGGGCCACACCGACCTCGACAAGCGGTCCCGGGTCATCGCGGCGAAGCTGGGCGTCGAGCTGCCCAACCAGCCGACGGCGGAGCAGCAGGGCTGGCTGGACCAGATGACCGCCAGCAAGACCGAGGCCGAGTACAACAAGACCTGGGCGAACCTGTTGCGGGCCGCCCACGGCAAGATCTTCCCGGCGATCGCCTCCGTGCGGAACTCCACCCGCAACACGCTGATCCGCCAGCTGGCCTCCGACGCCAACCAGACCGTGCTGGACCACATCACGATCCTGGAGAAGACCGGCGAGGTCGACTTCGCGACGATCGCCGACAACTCGGTCAGCGGTACCGCGAGCCCCACCGGCCCGCCGCCGCCCGTTCCCGGCCGGGTGCCGCCCGCCGCGCCCCCGGCGGTGCCGTCCACCAACCCGGACCTGCAGTCGAAGCCGTCGCCCTTCGAGTCCGGGAACGTCCCCACCGGACGTCCGGACCCGGAGGAGATCAACAAGGACCAGGGGCAGCCGCAGGTCCAGTAG
- a CDS encoding peptidyl-tRNA hydrolase, translated as MSAWQTGRVTTSDTPQDSPTPDSPFRDERTSRDEAPQFVLPLVARIEKASPPARTDALETSARAVLVMLSDARSLGDGEWAEAMRSWQDARIRKVVRRARGAEWRRAEALPGITVTGKSAEVRVFPPVPLDGWPKDLARLQVSGTDLDDPEPPAGPEPAAPVLWLNPEVTMSAGKAMAQAGHGAQLAWWDLDEAARTAWRDAGFPLAVRAATPAHWRTLTTAALPVVRDAGFTEIAPGSCTVVADHTALRS; from the coding sequence ATGTCCGCCTGGCAGACTGGGCGGGTGACCACCAGTGACACCCCTCAGGACAGCCCCACGCCGGACAGCCCCTTCCGGGACGAGCGGACCTCCCGCGACGAGGCGCCGCAGTTCGTGCTGCCGCTGGTCGCGCGCATCGAGAAGGCCTCGCCCCCGGCGCGTACGGACGCGTTGGAGACGTCGGCGCGGGCAGTGCTGGTGATGCTGAGCGACGCGCGGTCGTTGGGCGACGGGGAGTGGGCCGAGGCGATGCGGAGCTGGCAGGACGCCCGGATCCGCAAGGTGGTCCGGCGGGCGCGCGGCGCGGAGTGGCGACGGGCCGAGGCGCTGCCGGGAATCACGGTGACGGGCAAGTCGGCCGAGGTGCGCGTCTTCCCACCGGTCCCGCTCGACGGCTGGCCCAAGGACCTGGCCCGCCTCCAGGTCTCCGGCACGGACCTCGACGACCCGGAGCCGCCGGCCGGCCCGGAGCCCGCGGCCCCGGTGCTGTGGCTCAACCCCGAGGTGACGATGTCGGCGGGCAAGGCGATGGCCCAGGCGGGCCACGGCGCGCAGCTCGCGTGGTGGGACCTGGACGAGGCGGCCCGTACCGCCTGGCGTGACGCGGGCTTCCCCCTCGCCGTCCGCGCGGCCACCCCCGCCCACTGGCGGACCCTCACCACCGCCGCCCTCCCGGTCGTACGGGACGCGGGCTTCACGGAGATCGCCCCGGGCTCCTGCACGGTGGTCGCGGACCACACCGCGTTGCGTTCCTGA
- a CDS encoding ABC transporter, with translation MTALLRYQAALLVRSQRWLPPVILYAAFLAIGVQRGQPVLDSLGYTAAALLPVSAWLMRICVTNEPPAARSCTGAAAGPGRAHLACVLVAFSAAALLGTAATVLVTFISAPTSTDHQTRVEALPAGGAGLLAALVCALLGTAVGALTNWPLLRSPGRAVPALLLGALLALVMAGSPARAAVTALVDGSRHATIPVPVLPLLAAGLLTAAATAVACALTRRRSA, from the coding sequence ATGACCGCCCTCCTCCGCTACCAGGCGGCCCTCCTCGTCCGCTCCCAGCGCTGGCTGCCGCCCGTCATCCTGTACGCGGCGTTCCTCGCCATCGGTGTGCAGCGCGGACAGCCCGTGCTCGACTCGCTCGGCTACACGGCCGCCGCGCTGCTGCCGGTATCCGCCTGGCTGATGCGGATCTGCGTCACCAACGAGCCGCCCGCGGCCCGCAGTTGTACCGGTGCGGCGGCCGGTCCCGGGCGCGCGCACCTGGCCTGTGTCCTGGTCGCGTTCTCGGCGGCCGCGCTCCTCGGGACGGCGGCCACGGTCCTCGTCACGTTCATCAGTGCCCCCACGAGCACGGACCACCAGACGCGGGTCGAGGCGCTCCCGGCGGGCGGCGCCGGACTCCTCGCGGCCCTCGTCTGCGCCCTCCTCGGCACGGCCGTCGGCGCCCTCACGAACTGGCCACTGCTGCGTTCACCGGGCCGGGCCGTCCCCGCGCTCCTGCTCGGCGCACTGCTCGCGCTGGTGATGGCCGGCTCCCCGGCCAGGGCGGCGGTCACGGCCCTGGTCGACGGCTCGCGGCACGCGACGATCCCGGTTCCCGTCCTGCCCCTGCTCGCGGCCGGGCTCCTCACGGCGGCCGCGACCGCCGTGGCGTGCGCCCTGACCAGACGCCGCTCAGCCTGA
- a CDS encoding TIGR04222 domain-containing membrane protein, whose translation MLWVLFLLLAWAAAGVSCARLCLTSMRAAAAESDVSVDHAHHCHRLTLYEAAFLSGGPARVADLILVSMAGHRRLLLAHTGWVTVVDPDGRDDLERSVIGAIGPGGQARIAPVRRTAAAADSVRRLSDRLVAAGLAVPDAARTSVADAVTQVRGAALSVCGLGALALLLPAQGFEEHRVLVALWFALPLVLTLSCLVIARVERQPGTRWATPEGARVLRTVAGRGGGDLADLVSVAVWGVGAVGSPELRAAFEQRRR comes from the coding sequence ATGCTCTGGGTCCTCTTCCTCCTGCTGGCCTGGGCCGCCGCCGGCGTGTCCTGTGCCCGACTCTGTCTGACCTCGATGCGCGCGGCGGCGGCCGAGTCCGACGTCAGCGTCGACCACGCCCACCACTGCCACCGGCTCACCCTGTACGAGGCGGCGTTCCTGTCCGGCGGGCCGGCCCGCGTCGCCGACCTCATCCTGGTCTCCATGGCCGGCCACCGCAGACTCCTGCTCGCCCACACCGGCTGGGTGACGGTCGTGGACCCGGACGGACGGGACGACCTGGAGCGCTCCGTCATCGGCGCGATAGGCCCCGGCGGGCAGGCCCGGATAGCGCCCGTACGGCGGACCGCCGCGGCCGCGGACTCCGTACGCCGCCTCTCCGACCGGCTCGTCGCGGCAGGGCTGGCCGTGCCCGACGCCGCGCGCACGAGCGTGGCCGACGCGGTCACCCAGGTACGGGGCGCCGCGCTGAGCGTGTGCGGACTCGGGGCGCTGGCACTGCTGCTGCCCGCGCAGGGGTTCGAGGAACACCGCGTGCTGGTCGCGCTGTGGTTCGCGCTGCCGCTGGTGCTGACGCTCAGCTGTCTGGTCATCGCGCGGGTCGAGAGGCAGCCGGGTACGCGCTGGGCGACCCCGGAGGGGGCGCGGGTGCTGCGGACCGTCGCGGGCCGGGGCGGCGGAGACCTGGCGGATCTCGTCTCCGTGGCCGTCTGGGGCGTGGGGGCGGTCGGGTCCCCGGAACTGCGGGCCGCCTTCGAGCAGCGACGGCGATAG
- a CDS encoding DUF4142 domain-containing protein, with translation MRTTNGRGGLFSGTGLIVAGLTATLVALLFPIWSYADRSGTGVSVLNASTVTTQYGPLSALDRDFITKVRLAGLWELPAGQQAQTKGGTQAVRTAGEHLVEGHAFLDARVRNVAGRLAVPLPNQPSDQQKQWLETLTAAQGETYDREFANILRLAHGKVFSVVAQVRATTRNSLVRDLAEDANTTVLDHIKVLEATGLVDYDAIARDAASASAPPLTNSPPPPTPLTDPGAPVPVTPSPTPPRPNPSPTYSLPPAANGPVDDD, from the coding sequence ATGCGAACCACCAACGGCAGAGGAGGACTGTTCAGTGGCACAGGACTCATCGTCGCCGGACTGACGGCGACGCTCGTCGCGTTGCTCTTCCCGATCTGGTCGTACGCGGACCGCTCCGGGACCGGCGTGAGCGTGCTCAACGCGTCCACCGTGACGACGCAGTACGGCCCGTTGTCCGCCCTGGACCGGGACTTCATCACCAAGGTCAGACTGGCGGGGCTGTGGGAGCTGCCGGCCGGGCAGCAGGCCCAGACCAAGGGCGGCACCCAGGCCGTACGCACCGCCGGCGAGCATCTCGTCGAGGGCCACGCCTTCCTCGACGCGCGGGTCCGCAATGTCGCCGGGCGCCTCGCCGTGCCCCTGCCCAACCAGCCGAGCGACCAGCAGAAGCAGTGGCTGGAGACGCTGACGGCGGCGCAGGGCGAGACCTACGACCGCGAGTTCGCCAACATCCTGCGTCTGGCGCACGGCAAGGTCTTCTCCGTGGTTGCCCAGGTCCGGGCCACCACCCGCAACTCGCTGGTCCGTGACCTCGCCGAAGACGCCAACACCACCGTCCTCGACCACATCAAGGTCCTGGAGGCCACCGGGCTCGTCGACTACGACGCGATCGCCCGCGACGCCGCGTCCGCGAGCGCCCCGCCCCTCACCAACTCCCCCCCACCGCCGACCCCGCTGACCGACCCCGGCGCCCCGGTCCCGGTGACCCCCTCACCCACCCCACCCCGCCCGAACCCGTCACCGACCTACAGCCTGCCCCCTGCGGCCAACGGCCCGGTGGACGACGACTGA
- a CDS encoding DUF4142 domain-containing protein, whose amino-acid sequence MRRLNGSVIASLALVVTVGALAFPVWSYADRSGTAQANMAASTVNTQWGPLTAADRDLIIRVRLAGLWELPAAEKAMARSKSPEVREAADHLIVGHQDLDERVRNVASQLGVELPNVPNEQQVGFLAQMDNATDDQFDRVWANLLRSAHGKIFPAIGAIRNQTENTLVRQLASDTNQTVLDHITVLEKTGQVDFDAIANGTI is encoded by the coding sequence TTGCGGCGTCTCAACGGCTCGGTCATCGCCAGCCTGGCTCTCGTCGTCACCGTCGGCGCGCTGGCGTTCCCCGTATGGTCCTACGCCGACCGCTCGGGCACCGCCCAGGCCAACATGGCCGCCAGCACGGTGAACACCCAGTGGGGACCGCTGACGGCCGCCGACCGCGACCTGATCATCCGTGTCCGGCTGGCCGGCCTGTGGGAGCTGCCCGCCGCCGAGAAGGCGATGGCGCGGTCGAAGAGCCCGGAGGTCAGGGAGGCCGCCGACCACCTGATCGTGGGTCACCAGGACCTCGACGAGCGGGTGCGCAACGTCGCCTCGCAGCTGGGCGTCGAGCTGCCGAACGTGCCGAACGAGCAGCAGGTGGGCTTCCTCGCGCAGATGGACAACGCGACCGACGACCAGTTCGACCGGGTCTGGGCCAACCTGCTGCGCTCCGCGCACGGCAAGATCTTCCCGGCCATCGGAGCGATCCGGAACCAGACCGAGAACACCCTGGTGCGCCAGCTGGCCTCGGACACCAACCAGACCGTGCTCGACCACATCACGGTGCTGGAGAAGACCGGCCAGGTCGACTTCGACGCGATCGCCAACGGCACGATCTGA
- a CDS encoding DUF692 domain-containing protein → MEQIAQLGTGIGWRPEIADAVERMAGTDGGVDWVEVVAENVCPGHIAESLLRLRERGVTVVPHGVSLGLGGADRPDEQRLRSLAERAEALGAPLVTEHVAFVRAGGALTASPLLEAGHLLPVPRTRDALDVLCENVRIAQDTLPVPLALENIAALINWPGEEMTEGQFLYDLVDRTGVRLLIDVANLHTNHVNRGEDPAKALDELPVEAIAYVHVAGGFERDGVWHDSHAHPVPQQVLDILADLASRVSPPGVLLERDDNFPEPGELERELGSIRGVLEKAEVRGPGRKSGALGAAAGTETEPAAETEPVTKTTPVTEAEPAARQRLGLAQAALLSALVAGTPVPEGFDRVRLGVQARALAAKRADVVAKVAPELPEILGSSYRSTFVAYAQGHPMTDGYRRDALSFAEHVLLTGRPDDADVLREVRRWWLERSGPTPLSQRPTARLARATRRVLLRR, encoded by the coding sequence ATGGAGCAGATCGCACAGTTGGGGACGGGGATCGGCTGGCGGCCGGAGATCGCCGACGCCGTGGAACGCATGGCCGGTACGGACGGCGGTGTCGACTGGGTCGAGGTCGTCGCCGAGAACGTCTGTCCCGGCCACATCGCCGAATCGTTGCTGCGCCTGCGCGAGCGGGGCGTCACGGTCGTGCCGCACGGTGTCTCCCTCGGTCTGGGCGGCGCCGACCGCCCTGACGAGCAGCGCCTGCGCTCCCTCGCCGAGCGCGCGGAGGCACTGGGCGCCCCCCTCGTCACCGAGCACGTCGCCTTCGTCCGGGCGGGCGGCGCCCTCACCGCGTCGCCGCTGCTGGAGGCCGGACACCTGCTGCCGGTGCCGCGCACCCGGGACGCCCTGGACGTGCTGTGCGAGAACGTCCGGATCGCCCAGGACACACTGCCGGTGCCGCTCGCGCTGGAGAACATCGCGGCGCTCATCAACTGGCCGGGCGAGGAGATGACCGAGGGGCAGTTCCTGTACGACCTCGTCGACCGCACCGGCGTCCGGCTCCTCATCGACGTGGCGAACCTGCACACCAACCACGTCAACCGGGGCGAGGACCCCGCGAAGGCGCTCGACGAGCTGCCGGTCGAGGCGATCGCGTACGTCCATGTCGCGGGCGGCTTCGAGCGCGACGGGGTCTGGCACGACAGCCACGCCCACCCCGTCCCGCAGCAGGTCCTCGACATCCTCGCCGACCTCGCCTCCCGGGTGTCCCCGCCGGGCGTACTCCTGGAGCGCGACGACAACTTCCCCGAGCCGGGCGAGCTGGAGCGCGAGCTGGGGTCGATCCGGGGGGTGCTGGAGAAGGCCGAGGTACGCGGCCCCGGGCGGAAGTCGGGCGCGCTCGGGGCGGCGGCAGGCACGGAGACCGAGCCCGCCGCCGAGACCGAGCCCGTCACCAAGACCACGCCCGTCACCGAGGCCGAACCCGCCGCCCGGCAGCGGCTCGGCCTCGCGCAGGCGGCGCTGCTGTCCGCGCTGGTCGCCGGGACCCCGGTGCCCGAGGGGTTCGACCGGGTGCGGCTGGGCGTCCAGGCGAGGGCCCTCGCGGCCAAGCGGGCGGACGTGGTGGCGAAGGTGGCACCGGAGCTCCCGGAGATTCTCGGATCGTCGTACCGATCGACCTTCGTCGCGTACGCGCAGGGCCACCCGATGACCGACGGCTATCGGCGGGACGCCCTCTCCTTCGCCGAGCACGTGCTGCTCACGGGCCGCCCCGACGACGCGGACGTGCTGCGCGAGGTGCGTCGCTGGTGGCTGGAGCGCTCGGGCCCCACACCGCTCTCCCAGCGGCCGACGGCCCGGCTGGCCCGCGCGACCCGCAGGGTGCTGCTACGCCGATGA
- a CDS encoding polysaccharide deacetylase family protein, protein MISPVRSITALCALGALGAALAACGTPHASTRIVNATASPSVATASRPPTLAPGPAGLTPVFEHGLRSRTDKTVALTFDADMTADQGGRAAAGERFDNPELIAALRQLKVPATLFMTGRWVEEYPIQARSIGRDPLFEVANHSYSHHAFTENCYGLPTMAPARMRADLERAYRVFREAGVRDPMPYFRFPGGCYDSRALRRLSASGVTAVQWDVASGDAFATDADEVVREVLDGVRPGSVVVMHCTRSAAPVTERAVRKIVPALRERGFRFVKVSELVGTTAAKAVAAP, encoded by the coding sequence GCGCTCTGCGCACTCGGCGCGCTCGGTGCCGCCCTCGCCGCCTGCGGCACCCCGCACGCCTCGACGCGCATCGTCAACGCCACCGCCAGCCCCTCGGTGGCGACGGCGTCCCGGCCGCCGACACTCGCGCCGGGTCCGGCAGGGCTGACCCCGGTGTTCGAGCACGGTCTGCGCAGCCGCACTGACAAGACAGTTGCGCTCACCTTCGACGCGGACATGACCGCGGATCAGGGCGGGCGAGCCGCCGCGGGCGAACGGTTCGACAATCCGGAGCTGATCGCCGCGCTGCGTCAGCTGAAGGTCCCGGCCACGCTGTTCATGACGGGGCGGTGGGTCGAGGAGTACCCGATCCAGGCGCGGTCCATCGGACGGGACCCCCTGTTCGAGGTCGCGAACCACTCGTACAGCCATCACGCCTTCACGGAGAACTGCTACGGCCTGCCTACCATGGCACCCGCGCGCATGCGGGCGGACCTGGAGCGGGCGTACCGGGTGTTCCGCGAGGCCGGGGTCCGGGATCCGATGCCGTACTTCCGGTTCCCCGGCGGCTGCTACGACAGCCGCGCGCTGCGCAGGCTCAGCGCGTCCGGGGTGACGGCGGTGCAGTGGGACGTGGCGAGCGGCGACGCGTTCGCGACGGACGCGGACGAGGTGGTGCGGGAGGTGCTGGACGGGGTGCGGCCTGGGTCCGTCGTGGTCATGCACTGCACGCGCAGCGCCGCACCGGTCACAGAGCGGGCCGTGCGGAAGATCGTGCCGGCGCTGCGGGAGCGCGGTTTCCGGTTCGTGAAGGTGTCGGAGCTGGTGGGGACGACGGCGGCGAAGGCGGTGGCGGCGCCCTGA